CAGGTAAAAACATTGTTGTAGTGCTACCGAGTTCAGGTGAGCGTTACCTGTCATCAGCCCTGTTTGCCGGCATCTTTACCGATAAAGAAACCCAACAGTGATCACACTTTTAGGTGTTACCACTCTGATTGTTACCCAAAAGCCTCCCTATGGGGGGCTTTTTTGTTGCATTTTGCCCCTAGCTTTAATATAAATCCGTTGTGTTTTATTTCTAGCTTCAAAATAAAGCGGTCAAAAATCGGACGGCCAGAGGTTGGAACAGAGAGAAAAGTCACAAAAAATTGACTTGGATTAATCTCAAACACCGAACTGTTGGGTAGTTTATAATCCCAGATAGCGAGCTTAACATAAACAGGTTAAGCTTACTTTCAGTTACGTTAATATTAAATAAATAATATCTATATCGGGGTGAAAAATGTATCAGAAGCAAGTTGAGATCACTGCAGAAAACGGTCTACACACTCGTCCAGCTGCTCAGTTCGTTAAAGAAGCTAAAGCTTTCGACGCTGACATCACAGTGACTTCAAACGGCAAAAGCGCAAGCGCGAAAAGCCTATTCAAGCTTCAGACTCTAGGTCTAGTAAAAGGCACAGTAGTAACTATCGCTGCTGAAGGTGCTCAGGCTCAACAAGCTGTTGACCACCTAGTTGCTCTAATGGACGAACTGCACTAATCCGCAGTCTGTTTATTACTTCCCCTAGTTTTAAGTCAATTTAAGGTAAGGCTATGATTTCAGGTATCCTGGCATCTCCTGGTATTGCT
This Photobacterium gaetbulicola Gung47 DNA region includes the following protein-coding sequences:
- a CDS encoding phosphocarrier protein HPr (COG1925), coding for MYQKQVEITAENGLHTRPAAQFVKEAKAFDADITVTSNGKSASAKSLFKLQTLGLVKGTVVTIAAEGAQAQQAVDHLVALMDELH